The following coding sequences are from one Triticum dicoccoides isolate Atlit2015 ecotype Zavitan chromosome 4A, WEW_v2.0, whole genome shotgun sequence window:
- the LOC119287298 gene encoding probable xyloglucan endotransglucosylase/hydrolase protein 30, which yields MAAAAVTLLLLFASCMHAAVFCAAAPFDEVPTVTFDEGFAPLFGESNMGRSSGGDAVSITLDRSTGSGFISKRYYHHGLFSADVKLPAGHTAGVVVAFYLSNGDVFEATHDELDFEFLGNRAGHRWRMQTNVYGNGSTARGREERYVLPFDPTAAKHRFSILWSSSSVVFYVDGTPVREAQRRRSRRRFTDDGMGPDGDDSDMGADYPSKPMAVYVTIWDGSTWATENGKHTVDYGHGPFTAEFSGLVLRGCPADAGADIRQLHLGASTQRCATAEWELMTAEYAVMTAQKRAAMRRFRQRQMVYTVCYDTDRYPAALPECEVNAAERRMFERWGESKASFRSRTTPPPPRPLAVSMMQAD from the coding sequence ATGGCGGCAGCAGCGGTGACGCTGCTATTGCTTTTCGCCTCCTGCATGCATGCCGCCGTGTTCTGCGCGGCGGCCCCGTTCGATGAGGTGCCGACGGTGACCTTCGACGAGGGCTTCGCCCCGCTCTTCGGCGAGTCCAACATGGGTCGCTCCTCCGGCGGCGACGCCGTGAGCATCACCCTGGACCGGAGCACCGGCTCCGGCTTTATTTCCAAGCGCTACTACCACCATGGACTCTTCAGCGCCGATGTCAAGCTCCCGGCCGGCCACACGGCCGGCGTCGTCGTCGCCTTTTACCTCTCCAACGGCGACGTCTTCGAGGCCACCCACGACGAGCTGGACTTCGAGTTCCTCGGCAACCGCGCGGGTCACCGGTGGCGGATGCAGACCAACGTGTACGGCAACGGCAGCACGGCGCGCGGCCGGGAGGAGCGGTACGTGCTGCCCTTCGACCCCACCGCCGCCAAGCACAGGTTCTCCATCCTCTGGTCCTCCAGTTCCGTCGTGTTCTACGTCGACGGCACCCCCGTCCGCGAGGCGCAGCGCCGCCGTAGTCGCCGTCGTTTTACGGACGACGGCATGGGTCCCGACGGCGACGACAGTGACATGGGTGCCGACTACCCGTCCAAGCCCATGGCGGTGTACGTGACCATCTGGGACGGCTCCACCTGGGCCACGGAGAACGGCAAGCACACGGTGGACTACGGGCACGGGCCATTCACAGCCGAGTTCTCGGGGCTCGTGCTCCGCGGATGCCCCGCCGACGCCGGCGCAGACATCCGCCAGCTCCACCTCGGCGCCTCCACGCAGCGGTGCGCCACGGCGGAGTGGGAGCTGATGACGGCGGAGTACGCGGTCATGACGGCACAGAAGCGCGCGGCCATGCGGCGGTTCAGGCAGAGGCAGATGGTGTACACGGTGTGCTATGACACGGACCGGTACCCGGCGGCGCTGCCGGAGTGCGAGGTGAACGCGGCGGAGCGGCGGATGTTCGAGCGGTGGGGCGAGTCCAAGGCCTCGTTCCGCTCACGGACGACGCCACCGCCACCGCGGCCGCTTGCTGTGTCCATGATGCAGGCCGACTGA
- the LOC119287297 gene encoding beta-fructofuranosidase, insoluble isoenzyme 3-like has product MGMASAAAPLIVSLLYCAALAVHASHVVYPELQSLEATEVDKELRTGYHFQPPKHWINDPNGPMYYKGLYHLFYQYNPKGAVWGNIIWAHSVSTDLIDWVALEPGIYPSKPFDINGCWSGSATILPNGVPVIMYTGIDPNDRQVQNVAYPANLSDPFLRKWVKPDYNPIINPDRGINASAFRDPTTAWYGPDGHWRLVVGSKENMRGIAVLYRSRDFRRWIKAHHSLHAGLTGMWECPDFYPVAVPGGRRHHQNGVDTAELHDSTVAAEVKYVLKVSLDVTRYEYYTIGWYDHAKDRYTPDLDFPDNDYGLRYDYGDFYASKSFFDPVKKRRVLWGWANESDTVPDDRNKGWAGIQAIPRKIFLSRSGRQLIQWPVEEIKSLRAKHVNVSNKAVKSGEFFKVGGFKSVQSDVEAAFMIKNLEKAEKFNASWRTDAQGLCKKLNSHVKGGVGPFGLWLLASDDLKERTAVFFRVFKNNDTSYVVLMCNDPTRSSFESQIYRPTFAGFVNVDISKTKKIALRTLIDHSVVESFGAGGKTCILTRVYPRKAVGDNAHLFVFNNGESDIKLTNLRAWEMKTPTMNKRLGQ; this is encoded by the exons ATGGggatggcgtcggcggcggcgccattgatcGTGTCTCTGCTGTACTGCGCGGCGTTGGCGGTGCACGCGTCGCACGTCGTGTACCCGGAGCTCCAGTCGTTGGAGGCCACGGAGGTGGACAAGGAGCTACGCACCGGGTACCACTTCCAGCCCCCCAAGCATTGGATCAATG ATCCAAATG GGCCCATGTACTACAAGGGGCTGTACCATCTCTTCTACCAGTACAACCCCAAGGGCGCCGTGTGGGGGAACATCATCTGGGCGCACTCGGTGTCAACCGACCTCATCGACTGGGTGGCGTTGGAGCCCGGGATCTACCCGTCCAAGCCGTTCGACATCAACGGTTGCTGGTCGGGCTCCGCCACCATTCTGCCCAACGGCGTCCCTGTCATCATGTACACAGGAATCGACCCCAACGACCGCCAGGTGCAGAACGTTGCGTACCCGGCCAACCTCTCCGACCCCTTCCTCCGCAAGTGGGTCAAGCCCGACTATAACCCCATCATCAATCCTGACCGAGGCATCAACGCCAGCGCCTTCCGTGATCCCACCACTGCTTGGTACGGGCCAGACGG ACACTGGAGGCTGGTGGTGGGCAGCAAGGAGAACATGAGGGGGATCGCGGTGTTGTACCGGAGCCGTGACTTTAGGAGGTGGATCAAGGCACACCACTCGCTGCACGCTGGGCTAACAGGGATGTGGGAGTGCCCAGACTTCTACCCCGTGGCGGTGCCCGGTGGCAGACGTCACCACCAGAACGGTGTGGACACCGCAGAGCTGCATGACAGCACAGTCGCTGCGGAGGTAAAATACGTGCTCAAGGTGAGCCTCGACGTAACGCGCTACGAGTACTACACCATTGGCTGGTACGACCATGCCAAGGACAGGTACACCCCTGACCTCGACTTCCCAGACAATGACTATGGTCTCCGATACGACTACGGCGACTTCTATGCATCGAAGTCGTTCTTTGACCCGGTCAAGAAGCGTCGCGTGCTCTGGGGCTGGGCCAATGAATCGGACACTGTCCCCGACGACCGCAACAAGGGTTGGGCTGGCATCCAG GCGATACCGAGGAAGATCTTCCTGTCACGGAGCGGCAGGCAGCTAATTCAGTGGCCGGTAGAGGAGATCAAGTCATTGCGCGCAAAGCACGTCAATGTCAGCAACAAGGCTGTCAAGAGCGGCGAGTTCTTCAAGGTCGGCGGCTTCAAATCCGTGCAG TCGGATGTGGAGGCAGCGTTCATGATCAAGAACCTTGAGAAGGCGGAGAAATTCAACGCGTCGTGGCGGACAGACGCGCAGGGGCTGTGCAAGAAGCTCAACTCACATGTCAAGGGCGGCGTCGGGCCATTTGGACTCTGGCTGCTCGCCTCCGATGACCTCAAGGAGAGGACAGCTGTTTTCTTCAGGGTATTCAAGAACAACGACACCAGCTATGTCGTCCTCATGTGCAACGACCCTACAAG GTCGTCATTCGAGTCGCAGATCTACAGACCGACCTTCGCCGGCTTTGTCAATGTCGACATATCTAAGACCAAGAAGATCGCCCTAAGGACATTG ATCGACCACTCTGTCGTGGAAAGTTTTGGTGCCGGCGGCAAGACGTGCATCCTCACGAGGGTCTACCCGAGGAAGGCCGTCGGGGACAATGCACACCTGTTCGTCTTCAACAATGGCGAGTCGGACATCAAGCTCACCAACCTGCGTGCATGGGAGATGAAGACCCCCACGATGAACAAGCGTCTGGGGCAGTAG